TTGCTGTGTTCATGCTGCTGACATCTTAAAGTATATTTGTAATCTATTAATCATAAgtatatatttaaaacatttattcaactgatatactattacaattatatacattttaaaaaaatatgctAACATTGATATTTTTTATCGTTAGTAGTGGCTTAGAAGGAAGATTGAAGTCAATACAGTCAGCTGTATTTTACGTGATTACATCATATTAGTGTGCATAGTTGCCAAGCATACATATCAGTCTCCAAAAaggtaaaaatttattattacttttgtgttcatattttattcttttacatTATTCCACACTTGATTTTAATAATGTGTGTAGCGATTTTGGTTTCATCTTTAAAATTCATCATACTTATTAAATTATTCTCAAAACTTGCTTTTTGTTAAGTActctttcttatttatttttatcatatcatAAGAGatattatgaatataattatgaatataattgTATACCTAATggacaaaatattattttcaatgtTTATCTTTTAGTTTAATGGAGATAGCCAGAGTCTTTCAAGTTCTTAGGAAATACTGGTTTGTAACATTCATCCCATCTTGTACTATACTTGCTATTTGTGCAGATTTGAGACATACATATTTGTGGAAGAAACAATTAGCTGCAGAGGGGAAATTAAAATCAAACATTTAGAATGTCACCATTATCACCATTTGCACAACAAGCTATAGCAACTGTTGCTCTTGTATGTGTAATATTTACTTCTCGCCAACTTTACAACTATGGCTCTGGGTTA
This portion of the Bombus affinis isolate iyBomAffi1 chromosome 1, iyBomAffi1.2, whole genome shotgun sequence genome encodes:
- the LOC126922713 gene encoding uncharacterized protein LOC126922713; this translates as MWLRRKIEVNTVSCILRDYIILVCIVAKHTYQSPKSLMEIARVFQVLRKYWFVTFIPSCTILAICADLRHTYLWKKQLAAEGKLKSNI